Proteins from a single region of Abyssalbus ytuae:
- a CDS encoding head GIN domain-containing protein, whose translation MKKTTVLILALLFALSAHSQWWGGKKIKGNGNVVTDERTTSDYDQINVAGSMDVELYEGREGRITVKAEENLLEYIITEVKGDKLVIKIKDGYSVSPSWRNTIFITVPFKDIEKVSLAGSGDVVTKPNNIIKTNNFNTSLAGSGDVKLEIEAKDTKASVAGSGDLGLIGSTQYFDCSVAGSGDIHAYELKAENVKASVAGSGDIRVYCDGTLKAHVAGSGDIRYQGNPKKEESKAVGSGSVSKG comes from the coding sequence ATGAAAAAAACAACAGTATTAATACTAGCATTATTATTTGCCCTTAGTGCTCATTCGCAATGGTGGGGCGGAAAAAAAATAAAAGGAAATGGTAACGTAGTTACTGACGAGCGTACCACTTCGGACTATGATCAAATAAACGTAGCCGGTTCTATGGATGTAGAATTATATGAAGGACGTGAAGGTAGAATTACTGTAAAGGCCGAAGAGAATCTTTTGGAATATATAATTACCGAGGTAAAAGGTGATAAACTGGTTATAAAAATTAAAGACGGATATTCTGTAAGTCCCAGTTGGAGGAATACTATTTTTATAACCGTTCCTTTTAAAGATATTGAAAAGGTTTCATTAGCAGGTTCAGGTGATGTGGTAACAAAACCAAACAACATTATTAAAACCAACAATTTTAATACCAGCCTGGCTGGTTCGGGCGATGTTAAACTTGAAATTGAAGCCAAAGACACTAAGGCAAGTGTAGCCGGTTCGGGTGATCTTGGTTTAATAGGATCAACACAGTATTTTGATTGTAGTGTGGCTGGTTCGGGCGATATTCATGCCTATGAATTAAAAGCCGAAAATGTAAAAGCTTCGGTTGCAGGCTCCGGCGATATAAGGGTGTACTGTGACGGCACTTTAAAAGCACATGTAGCAGGCTCCGGCGATATACGATACCAGGGAAATCCGAAAAAAGAAGAAAGCAAAGCGGTAGGTTCAGGATCCGTTAGCAAAGGATAA
- the lon gene encoding endopeptidase La translates to MSKNRFLNIDSLSFQNIDEDADLIPLMTPEDEEEINNELLPETLPILPLRNTVLFPGVVIPITAGRDKSINLIKDANNGSKVIGVVSQKDESIEDPQAADLNRVGTVAQILRVLQMPDGNTTVIIQGKKRFAIDSIIESEPYFKAVVKDITEEKPEPDNQEFNTIVDSIKELALQIIKESPNIPSEASFAIKNIQSSSFLINFISSNMNLDVQEKQQLLENASLRERALETLKYMNVELQKLELKNDIQSKVRSDIDQQQREYFLHQQMKTIQEELGGVSYEEEIEEMRKRAKGKKWDAKVAEHFNKELAKMQRMNPQVAEYSIQRNYLDLFLDLPWNKYSKDKFDLKRAQKILDTDHYGLEDVKRRIIEYLAVLKLRNDMKSPILCLYGPPGVGKTSLGRSIAKALGREYVRMSLGGLRDEAEIRGHRKTYIGAMPGRIIQSVKKAGTSNPVFILDEIDKLSASHNGDPSSAMLEVLDPEQNKEFYDNFLEMGYDLSKVMFIATANNLSTIQPALRDRMEIINVTGYTIEEKVEIAKRHLLPKQLKEHGLKKTDLKIGKRELEKIVEGYTRESGVRGLEKQIAKMVRYAAKSIAMEEEYNVKISVEDIEKVLGPARLERDKYENNEVAGVVTGLAWTSVGGDILFIESTLSKGKGGLNITGNLGKVMKESATIALEYIKSNAESLGINPDVFDKYNVHIHVPEGATPKDGPSAGITMLTSLVSLFTQKKVKKSLAMTGEITLRGRVLPVGGIKEKILAAKRARIKEIILCEDNKRDIEEIKPDYLKGLTFHYVREMAEVIDIAITNQKVKNAKVL, encoded by the coding sequence ATGAGCAAAAACAGATTTTTAAATATTGACAGTTTGTCATTTCAAAATATTGATGAAGATGCAGATTTGATTCCTTTGATGACCCCCGAAGATGAAGAGGAAATAAATAATGAATTATTGCCGGAAACTTTACCAATATTACCTTTACGAAATACCGTTCTTTTTCCCGGTGTTGTAATTCCTATTACGGCAGGAAGGGATAAATCAATTAATCTTATTAAAGATGCCAATAACGGCAGTAAGGTTATTGGTGTGGTTTCACAAAAAGATGAAAGTATAGAAGATCCTCAGGCGGCTGACCTGAACAGGGTAGGTACCGTTGCGCAAATATTGCGGGTTTTGCAAATGCCCGATGGCAATACTACCGTTATTATACAGGGAAAAAAACGTTTTGCAATTGACAGTATTATAGAGTCCGAACCTTATTTTAAAGCAGTTGTAAAAGATATTACAGAGGAGAAACCCGAGCCGGATAACCAGGAATTTAATACAATTGTTGATTCTATTAAAGAATTAGCTTTACAAATTATAAAAGAAAGTCCTAATATTCCTTCTGAGGCTTCTTTTGCAATAAAAAACATACAAAGTTCATCTTTTCTTATAAACTTTATTTCATCAAACATGAATCTTGATGTTCAGGAAAAACAACAACTTCTTGAAAATGCAAGTTTGAGGGAAAGAGCGCTGGAAACTTTAAAATACATGAATGTTGAGTTGCAAAAGCTCGAACTTAAAAACGATATACAATCTAAAGTAAGAAGTGATATAGACCAGCAGCAACGGGAGTATTTTTTGCATCAGCAAATGAAAACCATACAGGAAGAGCTTGGAGGGGTTTCGTACGAGGAGGAAATAGAAGAAATGCGCAAGCGTGCCAAAGGCAAAAAATGGGATGCGAAGGTGGCAGAGCATTTTAATAAAGAGCTGGCTAAAATGCAACGTATGAATCCACAGGTTGCGGAATATTCCATACAGCGTAATTATCTGGACCTGTTTCTGGATTTACCCTGGAATAAATATTCTAAAGATAAATTTGATTTAAAAAGGGCACAGAAAATTCTGGACACCGATCATTACGGATTAGAAGATGTAAAGAGGAGAATAATTGAATACCTGGCAGTTTTAAAATTGCGAAACGATATGAAATCTCCTATTCTTTGCCTTTACGGACCTCCGGGAGTTGGAAAAACCTCTTTAGGAAGATCAATAGCAAAAGCACTTGGAAGAGAATATGTAAGAATGTCCTTAGGAGGGCTGCGTGATGAAGCCGAAATACGAGGCCACAGAAAAACCTATATTGGCGCTATGCCAGGCAGAATAATTCAGTCTGTTAAAAAAGCCGGTACTTCTAACCCCGTATTTATTCTGGATGAGATAGATAAACTGTCGGCTTCCCACAATGGAGACCCGTCCTCTGCAATGCTGGAAGTTTTAGACCCGGAACAGAATAAAGAATTTTATGATAATTTCCTGGAAATGGGATACGATTTGTCAAAAGTTATGTTTATAGCTACTGCAAATAATTTGAGTACCATTCAGCCAGCCTTGAGAGACAGGATGGAAATTATTAATGTAACCGGTTATACTATTGAAGAAAAAGTTGAAATTGCAAAAAGACATTTACTACCCAAACAATTAAAAGAACATGGCCTTAAAAAAACCGACCTTAAAATAGGTAAAAGAGAGCTTGAGAAAATTGTTGAAGGATATACAAGGGAATCTGGTGTACGTGGTTTGGAAAAACAAATTGCAAAAATGGTAAGATATGCGGCCAAATCAATTGCCATGGAAGAAGAATACAACGTTAAAATATCTGTAGAAGATATTGAAAAAGTTTTAGGGCCTGCAAGGCTGGAAAGAGATAAATATGAAAACAACGAAGTAGCCGGTGTAGTAACAGGACTTGCCTGGACCAGTGTAGGAGGAGATATTTTATTTATAGAATCTACTTTATCCAAAGGCAAGGGAGGCTTGAACATTACCGGAAATTTAGGGAAGGTAATGAAAGAATCTGCTACCATAGCACTCGAATATATAAAATCCAATGCCGAATCGTTAGGAATTAACCCCGATGTATTTGATAAATACAATGTTCACATACATGTTCCTGAAGGGGCCACACCAAAAGACGGGCCTAGTGCGGGGATAACCATGCTCACCTCGCTGGTATCGTTATTCACTCAAAAGAAAGTAAAAAAGAGTCTTGCAATGACAGGGGAAATAACACTCAGGGGCCGGGTATTGCCTGTAGGAGGTATAAAAGAAAAAATTTTGGCAGCTAAAAGAGCCAGAATAAAGGAAATAATACTTTGTGAAGATAACAAAAGGGATATAGAAGAAATAAAACCTGATTATTTAAAAGGGCTTACTTTTCATTATGTAAGAGAAATGGCAGAGGTAATAGACATTGCTATTACCAATCAGAAAGTTAAAAACGCCAAAGTCCTTTAA
- a CDS encoding MFS transporter: MAILEKGSKKLLNAWAFYDWANSVYSLVIASAIFPIFYGALFEIKGLVYIQAFGTEIKNTALISFVTAAAFLVIAVISPLLSGIADYVGNKKSFMKFFCYLGGLSCIGLNWFSLDNLYPSLLFYFLGLIGFWGSLVFYNSYLPDIAYPEQQDRLSAKGYSLGYIGSVILLIFNLAMVMFPKTFGISGTETEASIKAMQYSFVSVGIWWILFSQYSFYYLPKGNKGPKVTRHIIFNGFKELKSVWYALGEDKRLKSYLVSFFVYSMAVQTVMLVATYFGEQEINWGSSGEKTTGLIVSILIIQLVAVAGAILTSRASEKFGNIKTLICINCIWALICIVAYFIVEPIQFYITAGFVGLIMGGIQALSRSTYSKFLPETKDTTSFFSFYDVTEKIGIVIGMAIYGTIDQITGSMRNSVLFLVLFFLTGIFLLFRVPKEKL, from the coding sequence ATGGCAATATTAGAAAAAGGAAGTAAAAAACTTCTCAACGCATGGGCTTTTTACGATTGGGCAAATTCAGTTTATAGTTTGGTTATTGCTTCGGCAATATTCCCTATTTTTTACGGGGCCTTATTTGAAATAAAAGGCCTTGTTTATATACAGGCTTTCGGAACAGAAATTAAAAATACGGCTCTTATCAGTTTTGTTACTGCTGCAGCATTTTTAGTTATCGCGGTTATTTCTCCGTTACTATCGGGTATTGCCGATTATGTGGGAAATAAAAAATCTTTCATGAAGTTTTTCTGTTATTTGGGAGGTTTATCATGCATAGGTTTAAATTGGTTTAGTCTTGATAATCTTTATCCAAGCCTTCTTTTTTATTTTCTGGGTTTAATAGGTTTTTGGGGCAGCCTTGTATTTTACAATTCCTATCTTCCTGATATTGCATATCCCGAACAACAGGACAGGTTGAGTGCCAAAGGGTACTCATTGGGTTATATAGGTAGTGTTATTTTATTGATTTTTAATTTGGCTATGGTAATGTTTCCCAAAACTTTTGGTATTTCGGGAACTGAAACCGAAGCGAGTATTAAGGCGATGCAATATTCTTTTGTTTCGGTAGGGATATGGTGGATTCTTTTCAGCCAGTATTCGTTTTATTATTTACCAAAAGGGAATAAAGGCCCAAAAGTGACGCGGCATATTATTTTTAATGGCTTTAAAGAATTAAAGAGTGTATGGTATGCCTTGGGAGAAGATAAACGTTTAAAAAGTTACCTGGTTAGCTTTTTTGTATACAGTATGGCCGTACAAACTGTTATGTTGGTTGCGACGTATTTTGGTGAGCAGGAAATAAATTGGGGAAGTAGCGGCGAAAAAACCACCGGTCTTATTGTGAGTATTTTAATTATCCAGTTAGTGGCGGTTGCAGGAGCAATTTTAACTTCCCGGGCATCGGAGAAATTTGGCAATATTAAAACTTTAATTTGTATAAACTGTATATGGGCACTTATATGTATTGTTGCTTATTTTATTGTAGAACCCATTCAGTTTTATATTACCGCAGGATTTGTAGGTTTGATTATGGGAGGTATTCAGGCACTCTCCAGATCTACTTATTCCAAGTTTTTGCCGGAAACCAAAGATACCACCTCGTTTTTTAGTTTTTATGATGTAACCGAAAAAATAGGAATTGTGATAGGAATGGCTATTTACGGAACTATCGATCAGATTACCGGAAGTATGCGAAATTCTGTTTTGTTTCTGGTGCTTTTTTTCCTTACCGGTATATTCTTATTATTCAGGGTGCCAAAAGAAAAATTATAA
- a CDS encoding RNA polymerase sigma factor, with amino-acid sequence MSHVKLNTDQLLQLCKQGSQSAQLEVYNRYYKAMYNTAFRIVKDSFEAEDVMQESFLNAFTKLHSFKGEVTFGAWLKRIVINNSIYHYKKQQKNMAIPFDDVLNKVEDNDGIVLDHEFTNLKAQKVLETMKMLKDNYRVSLTLHLIEGYDYEEISEIMNISYANCRTMISRAKESLRNKLTSIAYE; translated from the coding sequence TTGAGCCACGTAAAGTTAAATACCGATCAACTATTGCAATTATGCAAACAAGGTAGCCAAAGTGCACAATTAGAGGTTTACAACCGTTATTACAAAGCCATGTATAATACAGCTTTCCGGATTGTAAAAGACTCTTTTGAAGCCGAAGATGTTATGCAGGAATCGTTTTTAAACGCGTTTACGAAACTGCATTCGTTTAAAGGAGAGGTTACTTTTGGAGCATGGCTTAAGCGAATTGTAATTAACAACAGTATTTACCATTACAAAAAACAACAAAAAAATATGGCCATCCCTTTTGATGATGTACTGAATAAGGTTGAAGATAACGATGGGATTGTTCTTGACCATGAGTTTACAAACTTAAAGGCTCAAAAAGTACTGGAAACCATGAAAATGCTGAAAGACAATTACAGAGTTTCTTTGACCTTACATTTAATTGAAGGGTATGATTATGAAGAGATAAGTGAAATTATGAATATTAGTTATGCCAATTGCAGAACCATGATTTCAAGGGCTAAAGAAAGTTTAAGAAATAAATTAACAAGTATTGCTTATGAATAA